A DNA window from Oncorhynchus tshawytscha isolate Ot180627B linkage group LG13, Otsh_v2.0, whole genome shotgun sequence contains the following coding sequences:
- the LOC112265573 gene encoding ribosomal protein S6 kinase beta-1 isoform X2, protein MSPTMSSRSNLDDCEKIEISEDNVNQGTENIRPECFELLRVLGKGGYGKVFQVRKVAGAASGKIFAMKVLKKAMIVRNAKDTAHTKAERNILEEVKHPFIVDLIYAFQTGGKLYLILEYLSGGELFMQLEREGIFMEDTACFYLAEISMALGHLHQKGIIYRDLKPENIMLNNQGHVKLTDFGLCKESIHGGTVTHTFCGTIEYMAPEILMRSGHNRAVDWWSLGALMYDMLTGAPPFTGENRKKTIDKILKCKLNLPPYLTQEARDLLKRLLKRNASSRLGAGAGDATEVQAHPFFRHINWEELLARKVEPPFKPFLKSAEDVSQFDSKFTSQTPVDSPDDSTLSESANQAFLGFTYVAPSVLENVKEKFSFEPKIRSPRRFLGSPRTPVSPFKFSAGDMWPRGPLMPGGSSLCLQSPQEQVMEVSASEQMEVQASSEASAPLPIRQPSGANLSQFKQQAYPVMAKRPEHLRINL, encoded by the exons ATGTCTCCGACGATGAGCTCGAGGAG CAATCTGGACGACTGTGAGAAAATTGAGATATCTGAGGACAACGTCAATCAAGGAACAGAGAACATCAGGCCGGAGTGTTTTGAACTGCTGCGAGTGCTGGGAAAGGGCGGTTATGGAAAG GTTTTTCAAGTTCGAAAAGTTGCTGGAGCAGCATCGGGGAAGATATTTGCAATGAAGGTTTTAAAGAAG GCTATGATTGTACGCAATGCTAAGGACACTGCCCACACCAAGGCGGAGAGGAACATCCTGGAGGAAGTGAAGCATCCTTTCATCGTGGATCTCATATACGCCTTCCAGACGGGGGGAAAGCTGTACCTCATCCTGGAGTACCTCAGCG GTGGAGAGCTGTTTATGCAACTGGAAAGAGAGGGGATATTTATGGAAGACACAGCCTG TTTTTACCTGGCAGAAATCTCCATGGCTCTGGGCCATCTGCACCAGAAAGGCATCATCTATAGAGACCTGAAGCCTGAAAACATCATGCTTAACAACCAAG GCCATGTGAAATTGACTGACTTTGGGCTGTGTAAAGAGTCCATCCACGGCGGCACAGTCACCCATACTTTCTGTGGCACCATAGAGTACAT GGCCCCAGAGATCCTGATGAGAAGTGGACATAACAGAGCAGTGGACTGGTGGAGTCTTGGAGCGCTTATGTACGATATGCTGACTGGAGCG CCACCCTTCACTGGTGAAAACAGGAAGAAGACCATTGACAAAATCTTAAAATGCAAGCTGAACCtcccaccctacctcacacaaGAAGCCAGAGATCTCCTGAAAAGG CTGCTGAAGAGAAATGCCTCGTCAAGACTTGGAGCAGGGGCCGGAGATGCTACAGAGGTGCAG GCTCATCCCTTCTTCCGACACATTAACTGGGAAGAGCTCCTGGCCAGGAAAGTGGAGCCTCCATTCAAGCCTTTCCTG AAATCTGCTGAAGATGTGAGCCAGTTTGACTCTAAGTTCACCAGCCAGACACCAGTAGACAGCCCAGACGACTCCACGCTGAGTGAAAGCGCTAACCAAGCCTTTCTG GGCTTTACGTATGTTGCTCCATCAGTACTTGAAAACGTCAAGGAAAAATTCTCATTTGAGCCAAAAATCCGCTCACCCCGACGGTTTTTGGGGAGCCCAAGAACACCAGTCAG CCCTTTCAAGTTCTCTGCTGGTGACATGTGGCCCCGGGGCCCCTTGATGCCCGGCGGATCCTCTCTATGTCTCCAGTCGCCCCAGGAGCAGGTCATGGAGGTGTCCGCCTCAGAACAGATGGAAGTGCAGGCCAGCTCTGAGGCCTCTGCGCCCCTTCCCATCCGCCAGCCTTCTGGAGCCAACCTGTCCCAGTTCAAACAACAGGCCTACCCTGTCATGGCCAAGCGGCCCGAGCATCTACGCATTAACCTATGA
- the LOC112265573 gene encoding ribosomal protein S6 kinase beta-1 isoform X1: protein MAGIFDIDLDQPEENVSDDELEETQINDFMDQCSGFEFNLDDCEKIEISEDNVNQGTENIRPECFELLRVLGKGGYGKVFQVRKVAGAASGKIFAMKVLKKAMIVRNAKDTAHTKAERNILEEVKHPFIVDLIYAFQTGGKLYLILEYLSGGELFMQLEREGIFMEDTACFYLAEISMALGHLHQKGIIYRDLKPENIMLNNQGHVKLTDFGLCKESIHGGTVTHTFCGTIEYMAPEILMRSGHNRAVDWWSLGALMYDMLTGAPPFTGENRKKTIDKILKCKLNLPPYLTQEARDLLKRLLKRNASSRLGAGAGDATEVQAHPFFRHINWEELLARKVEPPFKPFLKSAEDVSQFDSKFTSQTPVDSPDDSTLSESANQAFLGFTYVAPSVLENVKEKFSFEPKIRSPRRFLGSPRTPVSPFKFSAGDMWPRGPLMPGGSSLCLQSPQEQVMEVSASEQMEVQASSEASAPLPIRQPSGANLSQFKQQAYPVMAKRPEHLRINL, encoded by the exons ATGGCGGGTATATTCGATATCGATTTGGATCAGCCGGAGGAAAATGTCTCCGACGATGAGCTCGAGGAG ACTCAGATCAACGATTTCATGGACCAGTGCAGCGGCTTTGAATT CAATCTGGACGACTGTGAGAAAATTGAGATATCTGAGGACAACGTCAATCAAGGAACAGAGAACATCAGGCCGGAGTGTTTTGAACTGCTGCGAGTGCTGGGAAAGGGCGGTTATGGAAAG GTTTTTCAAGTTCGAAAAGTTGCTGGAGCAGCATCGGGGAAGATATTTGCAATGAAGGTTTTAAAGAAG GCTATGATTGTACGCAATGCTAAGGACACTGCCCACACCAAGGCGGAGAGGAACATCCTGGAGGAAGTGAAGCATCCTTTCATCGTGGATCTCATATACGCCTTCCAGACGGGGGGAAAGCTGTACCTCATCCTGGAGTACCTCAGCG GTGGAGAGCTGTTTATGCAACTGGAAAGAGAGGGGATATTTATGGAAGACACAGCCTG TTTTTACCTGGCAGAAATCTCCATGGCTCTGGGCCATCTGCACCAGAAAGGCATCATCTATAGAGACCTGAAGCCTGAAAACATCATGCTTAACAACCAAG GCCATGTGAAATTGACTGACTTTGGGCTGTGTAAAGAGTCCATCCACGGCGGCACAGTCACCCATACTTTCTGTGGCACCATAGAGTACAT GGCCCCAGAGATCCTGATGAGAAGTGGACATAACAGAGCAGTGGACTGGTGGAGTCTTGGAGCGCTTATGTACGATATGCTGACTGGAGCG CCACCCTTCACTGGTGAAAACAGGAAGAAGACCATTGACAAAATCTTAAAATGCAAGCTGAACCtcccaccctacctcacacaaGAAGCCAGAGATCTCCTGAAAAGG CTGCTGAAGAGAAATGCCTCGTCAAGACTTGGAGCAGGGGCCGGAGATGCTACAGAGGTGCAG GCTCATCCCTTCTTCCGACACATTAACTGGGAAGAGCTCCTGGCCAGGAAAGTGGAGCCTCCATTCAAGCCTTTCCTG AAATCTGCTGAAGATGTGAGCCAGTTTGACTCTAAGTTCACCAGCCAGACACCAGTAGACAGCCCAGACGACTCCACGCTGAGTGAAAGCGCTAACCAAGCCTTTCTG GGCTTTACGTATGTTGCTCCATCAGTACTTGAAAACGTCAAGGAAAAATTCTCATTTGAGCCAAAAATCCGCTCACCCCGACGGTTTTTGGGGAGCCCAAGAACACCAGTCAG CCCTTTCAAGTTCTCTGCTGGTGACATGTGGCCCCGGGGCCCCTTGATGCCCGGCGGATCCTCTCTATGTCTCCAGTCGCCCCAGGAGCAGGTCATGGAGGTGTCCGCCTCAGAACAGATGGAAGTGCAGGCCAGCTCTGAGGCCTCTGCGCCCCTTCCCATCCGCCAGCCTTCTGGAGCCAACCTGTCCCAGTTCAAACAACAGGCCTACCCTGTCATGGCCAAGCGGCCCGAGCATCTACGCATTAACCTATGA
- the tubd1 gene encoding tubulin delta chain isoform X2, translating into MSIVTVQLGQCGNQVGQELFEVISNDANDTQRKVYSECSSERFFNETANRELVARSVLIDMEPKVISQSIAKTGKSGKWRYGDRSHFSQKQGSGNNWANGYCVHGPRHEEVVMDIVRREVEHCDCLAGIVAMMSVAGGTGSGVGTYVTQCLRDTYPNSFILNHLTWPYGTGEVIVQNYNSVLTLSHLYQLSDAILVHENDTVHKICAQLMNIKHISFRDVNKVIAHQLGSVLQPALTGDSHGIYNRNPIGIDWQVRAPSLQPEGTERTGSHRRPGFNTSLANLLILRGKDVNDAEISGFQHPSLYTPWLPADEAFSMWKTPVPFNKYEKSAILVSNSQTLLRPLDNMVGKAWNMFASRAYIHQYTKFGISEEDFLDSFTSLEQVISSYSQL; encoded by the exons ATGTCCATCGTGACAGTGCAACTTGGACAATGTGGCAACCAGGTAGGCCAAGAGTTGTTCGAGGTGATCAGCAATGATGCAAATGATACGCAAAGAAAGGTTTACAGTGAATGCAGCAGTGAGCGTTTCTTCAATGAGACTGCAAATAGAG AACTCGTGGCAAGGTCAGTGCTGATTGACATGGAACCCAAAGTCATCTCACAGAGTATTGCAAAGACTGGCAAATCTGGGAAGTGGAGATATGGGGACCGTTCACACTTCAGTCAGAAACAGGGTTCTGGAAACAACTGGGCAAATGG ATACTGTGTCCATGGACCACGTCATGAGGAGGTAGTGATGGACATtgtgaggagggaggtggagcactGTGACTGTCTGGCAGGAATCGTGGCCATGATGAGTGTGGCAGGGGGCACAGGGTCAGGGGTGGGCACATACGTTACTCAGTGTCTCCGGGACACCTACCCAAACTCCTTCATCCTCAACCACCTGACATGGCCCTATGGCACTGGAGAG GTGATAGTCCAGAACTACAACTCTGTGCTCACACTGTCACACCTCTACCAGCTCTCAGATGCCATTCTGGTTCATGAAAATGACACGGTTCACAAGATCTGTGCTCAGCTCATGAATATCAAACACATATCATTCAGGGACGTCAACAAAGTCATCGCCCACCAGCTAGGGAGTGTTCTGCAGCCTGCACTCACTGGTGACTCCCATGGTATCTACAATAGAAACCCCATAG GCATCGACTGGCAGGTGCGAGCCCCCTCTCTCCAGCctgaagggacagagaggaccgGGAGTCACAGACGACCAGGCTTCAACACCTCCCTGGCCAACCTGCTCATACTGCGGGGAAAGGATGTGAACGATGCAGAGATAA GTGGATTTCAGCATCCGAGTCTATATACCCCCTGGCTTCCAGCAGATGAGGCTTTCAGCATGTGGAAAACCCCAGTCCCGTTTAACAAGTATGAGAAGTCTGCTATACTGGTCAGCAACAGTCAGACTCTGTTGAGGCCTCTGGACAACATGGTGGGGAAAGCCTGGAACATGTTTGCCTCCAG GGCCTACATTCATCAATACACTAAGTTTGGGATCTCAGAGGAGGATTTCTTGGATAGCTTCACATCTCTTGAACAGGTCATCTCTAGCTACAGTCAACTTTGA
- the tubd1 gene encoding tubulin delta chain isoform X1, producing MSIVTVQLGQCGNQVGQELFEVISNDANDTQRKVYSECSSERFFNETANRELVARSVLIDMEPKVISQSIAKTGKSGKWRYGDRSHFSQKQGSGNNWANGYCVHGPRHEEVVMDIVRREVEHCDCLAGIVAMMSVAGGTGSGVGTYVTQCLRDTYPNSFILNHLTWPYGTGEVIVQNYNSVLTLSHLYQLSDAILVHENDTVHKICAQLMNIKHISFRDVNKVIAHQLGSVLQPALTGDSHGIYNRNPIGQLMSSLVCHPEYKLLSVCNIPQVSSSSMAYSMFTWPGLLKHLRQMLIANSKMEEGIDWQVRAPSLQPEGTERTGSHRRPGFNTSLANLLILRGKDVNDAEISGFQHPSLYTPWLPADEAFSMWKTPVPFNKYEKSAILVSNSQTLLRPLDNMVGKAWNMFASRAYIHQYTKFGISEEDFLDSFTSLEQVISSYSQL from the exons ATGTCCATCGTGACAGTGCAACTTGGACAATGTGGCAACCAGGTAGGCCAAGAGTTGTTCGAGGTGATCAGCAATGATGCAAATGATACGCAAAGAAAGGTTTACAGTGAATGCAGCAGTGAGCGTTTCTTCAATGAGACTGCAAATAGAG AACTCGTGGCAAGGTCAGTGCTGATTGACATGGAACCCAAAGTCATCTCACAGAGTATTGCAAAGACTGGCAAATCTGGGAAGTGGAGATATGGGGACCGTTCACACTTCAGTCAGAAACAGGGTTCTGGAAACAACTGGGCAAATGG ATACTGTGTCCATGGACCACGTCATGAGGAGGTAGTGATGGACATtgtgaggagggaggtggagcactGTGACTGTCTGGCAGGAATCGTGGCCATGATGAGTGTGGCAGGGGGCACAGGGTCAGGGGTGGGCACATACGTTACTCAGTGTCTCCGGGACACCTACCCAAACTCCTTCATCCTCAACCACCTGACATGGCCCTATGGCACTGGAGAG GTGATAGTCCAGAACTACAACTCTGTGCTCACACTGTCACACCTCTACCAGCTCTCAGATGCCATTCTGGTTCATGAAAATGACACGGTTCACAAGATCTGTGCTCAGCTCATGAATATCAAACACATATCATTCAGGGACGTCAACAAAGTCATCGCCCACCAGCTAGGGAGTGTTCTGCAGCCTGCACTCACTGGTGACTCCCATGGTATCTACAATAGAAACCCCATAG GTCAACTGATGAGCAGCCTGGTGTGTCACCCAGAGTACAAGCTTCTCAGTGTGTGCAACATTCCCCAGGTGTCCAGCTCCTCTATGGCTTACAGCATGTTCACCTGGCCGGGCCTGCTCAAACATCTACGTCAGATGCTCATTGCCAACTCCAAAATGGAGGAAG GCATCGACTGGCAGGTGCGAGCCCCCTCTCTCCAGCctgaagggacagagaggaccgGGAGTCACAGACGACCAGGCTTCAACACCTCCCTGGCCAACCTGCTCATACTGCGGGGAAAGGATGTGAACGATGCAGAGATAA GTGGATTTCAGCATCCGAGTCTATATACCCCCTGGCTTCCAGCAGATGAGGCTTTCAGCATGTGGAAAACCCCAGTCCCGTTTAACAAGTATGAGAAGTCTGCTATACTGGTCAGCAACAGTCAGACTCTGTTGAGGCCTCTGGACAACATGGTGGGGAAAGCCTGGAACATGTTTGCCTCCAG GGCCTACATTCATCAATACACTAAGTTTGGGATCTCAGAGGAGGATTTCTTGGATAGCTTCACATCTCTTGAACAGGTCATCTCTAGCTACAGTCAACTTTGA